AGATGGTACTGTTGGTCACACCGGCACGCTTGGCAAGCTCACGCTGAGACAGGCCTTTCATCTTCCGGACTGCTTTGAGACTGGCTCCGATATCCAAATTTGTCACCCCCAAACAGGTTCAGTTATCTGCACAGCAGATAAAGTGCAAATTATCTATCCCGACCGTGAGTACCGCCAATCAATCTCAGGACCGGAAAATAAATTTTCTCAAGCAAACTCAATTAACTGCAATGCACGACTTGTCTAAGTCCAAGTGCAGCAAATGAGAATACGCATTGTATTTTAGCGGCATTGCGTGTTAAATAAAATGCACACGTATATTTATCCGCAAAAAGTGTGATGAGTATACAGAGACAAGACCAATTTACAATAAAAACAGCGTCGGAGCCCTTATGGCAAACAAATCTCCCATCCACAGCGATAAGTACCCGGATTCATTCTATTTTGCGACCGCAAAAGAGTTATTTCAGTATCCTGTACTGGACAGTGCCATCGAGGTGGACGTCTGTGTAGTGGGGGGAGGGTTCAGTGGGCTCAACACCGCTATCGAGCTGCGCCAAAAAGGCTTCAACGTTGCGCTGCTTGAGGCCAAGCGTGTGGGCTGGGGAGCCTCGGGGCGCAACGGGGGTGAGCTTATTCGTGGTATCGGCCATGGACTCGAGCAATTTCACAACACCATTGGTCAGGAAGGCATTGATGCCATTACCCAAATGGGGTTTGAGGCGGTTGAAATAGTCCGAAAGCGGATTGCCGACCACAATATCGACTGTGACCTGGCCATGGGCTATTGCGACCTGGCGGTGAAACCTCGGCATATGGCTGAGCTTGCTGAAGAGTTCGAACATCTGAAAACAGCGGGTTATCGTCAGGACATCAAACTGCTGCAAAAGGCAGACTTATGCGACGTCATAGGTTCTGACTGTTATCAGGGCGCCCTGGTTGACATGGGCAGTGGCCATTTGCATCCATTGAACTTGGCCTTGGGCGAAGCCAGAGTTGCCCGGGAGCTCGGCGTGCAGATTTTTGAATACAGCGCCGCCACCAACATTATCAAGGGAGACAAGCCCAGAGTCATCACGGAAAAAGGTGAAGTGAACTGTCGCTATCTGGTGCTGGCAGGCAACGCCTACATAGGCCACAAACTCGAGCCTTACGTGGGGGGCAAGGTATTGCCAGCAGGCAGCTATCTCTTGGCTACCGAACCCTTAAGCCCAGAACTGCAGCGCGAAATCATCCCCCAAAATATGGCCTTTGCCGACATGCGCATTGCACTGGATTATTTTCATCTCTCCGCCGATGGGCGCTTGCTTTTTGGTGGCCTGTGCACCTATTCAGGCAAAGATCCCAGCGATATAGAAGCTGCGCTCAGGCCCAATCTGGAACGGGTATTTCCCAAACTCAAGGGTGTGCGCATCGATTATCAATGGGGCGGCATGATAGGGATCGGTGCCAACCGCTTACCTCAGCTGGGGCGCCTGCCGGACGCGCCCAACATCTTCTTTGCTCAGGCTTACTCGGGCCATGGCGTCAACGCGACGCATATGATGGCAAAGCTGCTTGCTGAGGCGATAGCAGGCCAGGCAGAACGTTTTGATGTATTTGCCAAGGTGAAACACATGACCTTCCCCGGAGGCCCTGCACTGCGCTCACCGCTGCTGGCAGCCGGCATGCTGTATCACCGCTTTATGGATATTTTTTAAGGGCATAACACCAAAAAGAAACCCGCCAATTGGCGGGTTTCTTTTTTACTCGGGTAACACTCAGAGCGCTATCCAGGTCGCCTTCACTTCAGTGTATTTCTCAAAGGCGTGCAGTGACTTGTCACGGCCATTACCGGACTGCTTATAGCCACCGAAGGGCGCTGTCATATCGCCACCATCGTAGTGATTAATCCATACCATGCCGCTGCGAAGTGCCTTGGCCGTTTTATGGGCCTTGCTGATATCCGAGGTCCAAACACCGGCGGCAAGGCCATAAATCGTATCGTTGGCAATAGCAACGGCTTCGTCCATACCATCAAAGGTGATCACTGACATCACAGGGCCAAAAATCTCCTCTCGGGCGATTTTCATCTGATTGGTGACACCATCGAACACGGTAGGCGCAACATATACACCGCCGGTTTCGGCAAGCACCTGGCTGCCACCACACATGAGTTTGGCCCCTTCATCGTGACCGGCTTTGATATAGCCAAGCACGGTATCCAGCTGCTGTTTGTCTACCACAGCGCCGCAGGTGGTGGCAGGGTCCAGCGGATGACCGGGCTGCCAGGCTTCCATTTCCTTAACGATAAGCTTAATCAGCTCATCCTTGACTCCCGATTCCACCAAAAGACGCGACCCCGCGGTGCACACCTCGCCCTGATTAAAGGCGATGGCTGAGGCGGCAGCTTCGGCGGCGGCTTTCAGATCAGGTGCATCGTTGAATACGATATTGGGACTCTTGCCACCAGCTTCGAGCCAGACCCGTTTCATATTGGACTGACCGGCATACACCATCAGCTGCTTGGCAATCTTGGTGGAACCTGTGAATACGAGCGTATCCACATCCATATGCAGTGCCAATGCCTGGCCCACGGTATGGCCAAACCCCGGCAGCACGTTCAGTACGCCATCAGGCAGCCCTGCCTCTTTGGCAAGCTGCGCCATACGAATGGCGGTAAGTGGGGATTTTTCAGATGGCTTGAGCACCACACTGTTACCTGTGGCAAGGGCTGGCCCCAGCTTCCAACAGGCCATCAGCATGGGGAAGTTCCAGGGCACGATAGCAGCCACCACACCCACGGGCTCGCGGGTGATCATGCCGATTTCGTTGTGCGGGGTGGGTGCCAGTTCATCGTAAATTTTGTCGATTGCCTCTCCAGACCAGCGAATGGCGCGGGCGGCACCAGCCACATCCACCGCCTTGGAATGGGCGATGGGCTTACCCATATCAAGGGTTTCAAGCAACGCCAGCTCGTCGGCATGCGCTTCCAGCAATTCGGCAAAGCGGATCATCACCTTTTTACGCTTGACCGGGGATTGCAAAGACCACACTCCGGACTCAAACACCGCACGGGCATTGGCAACGGCAATATCGGCATCGGCTTGCTGACAGCTGGCCACCTGAGTCAGTAAACGGCCATCAACAGGACTGATGCAGTCAAAGGTTTCCTTGCCAACGGCATCGCAATAGTGGCCATTAATGAAGGCTCTACCATTGATTTCAAGGCGCTGCGCCATTGCTTCCCATTCGCTGCGGCTTTGGGGTGTACTCATGATGACTCCGTATCTGTGACTGTTATGGTTATTGATTTCAGGTTTTCGGGGATCTGGCCTGGCAGGCGCCAAAGAGTCAGCACCTGCAGTTCCTGCGATACCCAGCACGTCAGGACATACCCGCTGCTGGTTCAATCAAGGCTGCAATAAGGCGGCTTTATCACATCGATTTGTCGGCATCGCCCTGTTCTGTGCGCTGTCCCGAAAACGGACACTGGGCTCAGATTACGCTCAGGCCATGAGCATTTCAATATTTTTTACAATTTGCACTTTTTTGCCACAAATAAATGCACAAAGGTATTCCATGTTCATTATTTCTGACATAGCATAGCGAATATTAACCACCTTAAAAACTCAAACAACCGATAGGATCAAGGTAAATAATGTATGGTCGACTTCAACGCAACTACAGGACAAGACACACCGTCCCTTGAGCACTACTGGATGCCGTTCACCGCGAACCGCCAGTTCAAAGCCAGCCCACGATTGCTGGCC
This portion of the Shewanella amazonensis SB2B genome encodes:
- a CDS encoding aldehyde dehydrogenase, which encodes MSTPQSRSEWEAMAQRLEINGRAFINGHYCDAVGKETFDCISPVDGRLLTQVASCQQADADIAVANARAVFESGVWSLQSPVKRKKVMIRFAELLEAHADELALLETLDMGKPIAHSKAVDVAGAARAIRWSGEAIDKIYDELAPTPHNEIGMITREPVGVVAAIVPWNFPMLMACWKLGPALATGNSVVLKPSEKSPLTAIRMAQLAKEAGLPDGVLNVLPGFGHTVGQALALHMDVDTLVFTGSTKIAKQLMVYAGQSNMKRVWLEAGGKSPNIVFNDAPDLKAAAEAAASAIAFNQGEVCTAGSRLLVESGVKDELIKLIVKEMEAWQPGHPLDPATTCGAVVDKQQLDTVLGYIKAGHDEGAKLMCGGSQVLAETGGVYVAPTVFDGVTNQMKIAREEIFGPVMSVITFDGMDEAVAIANDTIYGLAAGVWTSDISKAHKTAKALRSGMVWINHYDGGDMTAPFGGYKQSGNGRDKSLHAFEKYTEVKATWIAL
- a CDS encoding NAD(P)/FAD-dependent oxidoreductase; the protein is MANKSPIHSDKYPDSFYFATAKELFQYPVLDSAIEVDVCVVGGGFSGLNTAIELRQKGFNVALLEAKRVGWGASGRNGGELIRGIGHGLEQFHNTIGQEGIDAITQMGFEAVEIVRKRIADHNIDCDLAMGYCDLAVKPRHMAELAEEFEHLKTAGYRQDIKLLQKADLCDVIGSDCYQGALVDMGSGHLHPLNLALGEARVARELGVQIFEYSAATNIIKGDKPRVITEKGEVNCRYLVLAGNAYIGHKLEPYVGGKVLPAGSYLLATEPLSPELQREIIPQNMAFADMRIALDYFHLSADGRLLFGGLCTYSGKDPSDIEAALRPNLERVFPKLKGVRIDYQWGGMIGIGANRLPQLGRLPDAPNIFFAQAYSGHGVNATHMMAKLLAEAIAGQAERFDVFAKVKHMTFPGGPALRSPLLAAGMLYHRFMDIF